A stretch of Geomonas oryzisoli DNA encodes these proteins:
- a CDS encoding XTP/dITP diphosphatase, with the protein MKELLVASGNKGKLKEFAELLRGVVETILSPADFPDLPEVVEDGDTFEANAIKKALSAARFTGKPVLADDSGLCVDYLGGRPGVFSARFAGEDASDADNNTLLLKELAGVPREERTGAFHCVIALCLPDGTCQTFDGMLAGEILEAPRGDGGFGYDPLFLVPEYGQTFSELPMDVKNAISHRGRAMQMLKEALSSR; encoded by the coding sequence ATGAAAGAACTCCTGGTGGCGTCGGGCAACAAGGGGAAGCTGAAGGAGTTCGCCGAACTTTTGCGCGGGGTGGTGGAAACGATCCTGTCCCCTGCCGACTTTCCGGACCTCCCGGAGGTGGTGGAGGACGGCGACACCTTCGAGGCGAACGCCATCAAGAAGGCGCTCTCGGCGGCGAGGTTCACGGGAAAGCCGGTTCTGGCCGACGATTCCGGGCTCTGCGTCGACTACCTCGGCGGCCGTCCCGGTGTCTTCTCGGCTCGTTTTGCCGGGGAGGATGCCAGTGACGCCGACAACAATACGCTTCTTCTGAAGGAGCTGGCCGGGGTGCCGCGCGAGGAGCGTACCGGCGCGTTTCACTGCGTCATCGCGCTCTGCCTCCCGGACGGGACCTGCCAGACCTTCGACGGGATGCTTGCCGGTGAGATCCTGGAGGCGCCGCGAGGCGACGGGGGCTTCGGGTATGATCCCTTGTTCCTGGTCCCGGAGTACGGGCAGACTTTCTCCGAGCTCCCCATGGACGTGAAGAACGCCATCAGTCATCGGGGAAGGGCGATGCAGATGCTCAAAGAGGCGCTGTCCTCACGCTAA
- a CDS encoding AlkA N-terminal domain-containing protein, whose translation MARDEERIWYAALKAKDARFDGHFFVGVASTGIYCRPICRAKLPKPENCTFYTTAAAAEQAGFRPCLLCRPERAPGTAPVDASVALVHRAKVLLEENCGSGLSLDQIADHLGCTGRHMRRVFSAAYHVTPVQYLQTCRLLLAKNLLTDTDLSVIDVAMAAGFGSLRRFNDLFKSQYRLAPTALRRQSSSAKSRDNAIVLALGYRPPYQWRQMLDFLAQRAIPGVETIIDGAYLRTVHLVGSEQQHVYGWVRVGHRPENNVLTVTVDSSLLPVLTQLLARIRHLFDLFCDPHAVYEVLGAMNAIRPDLCTLGTRLPGCFDPFEMAVRAVLGQQITVKAARTLAARLVATHGAPVATGIAGLTHAFPSPQHVITLDGPIDGHLGPLGITGARARTILELARAMAREEIDFTFGAEPEREMKKLLAIAGIGPWTAQYIAMRGMGWPDAFPETDFGVKKALAPRSAKEISALAETWRPWRSYATVNLWNSL comes from the coding sequence ATGGCAAGGGATGAAGAACGGATATGGTACGCGGCACTGAAGGCGAAGGACGCGCGCTTCGACGGGCACTTTTTCGTGGGGGTCGCCTCCACGGGTATCTACTGCCGGCCGATATGCCGGGCGAAACTGCCCAAGCCGGAAAACTGCACCTTTTACACAACGGCTGCTGCGGCTGAGCAGGCCGGGTTCCGCCCCTGCCTTCTGTGCCGACCGGAACGCGCCCCGGGGACCGCGCCGGTCGATGCCTCCGTCGCCCTGGTCCATCGGGCCAAGGTGTTGCTGGAAGAAAACTGCGGCAGCGGGCTGAGCCTCGATCAAATCGCCGACCACCTCGGCTGCACGGGGCGCCACATGCGCCGCGTTTTTTCGGCAGCCTACCACGTAACCCCTGTGCAATACCTGCAAACCTGCCGGTTGCTGCTCGCCAAAAACCTCCTCACCGATACCGACCTCTCGGTGATCGACGTGGCGATGGCGGCCGGGTTCGGCAGCCTGCGACGCTTCAACGACCTCTTCAAGTCGCAGTACCGCCTGGCGCCGACCGCCTTGCGTCGGCAATCGTCCAGCGCCAAAAGCCGCGACAATGCCATCGTCCTCGCCCTGGGGTATCGTCCCCCCTATCAGTGGCGGCAGATGCTGGACTTTCTCGCCCAGCGCGCCATTCCCGGGGTGGAAACGATCATCGACGGCGCATACCTGCGCACCGTGCATCTCGTCGGCTCGGAGCAGCAGCATGTCTATGGCTGGGTACGGGTGGGGCACCGGCCGGAAAACAACGTGCTGACGGTGACGGTGGACTCATCCCTTTTACCGGTATTGACCCAATTGCTGGCCCGGATCCGGCACCTCTTCGATCTGTTCTGCGATCCGCATGCGGTGTACGAAGTTCTGGGCGCGATGAACGCCATTCGCCCCGACCTATGTACGCTGGGAACCCGCCTGCCCGGTTGTTTCGATCCTTTCGAGATGGCTGTGCGGGCAGTGCTGGGACAGCAGATAACCGTTAAGGCGGCCCGGACTCTGGCCGCACGGCTGGTGGCAACCCATGGCGCTCCCGTTGCGACCGGCATCGCGGGGCTCACCCATGCGTTCCCGTCACCTCAACATGTCATCACCCTGGATGGGCCCATCGACGGACACCTCGGCCCGCTCGGCATCACCGGGGCCCGGGCGCGAACGATTCTGGAACTGGCCCGGGCCATGGCACGGGAAGAGATCGATTTCACTTTCGGCGCCGAACCGGAAAGGGAAATGAAAAAGTTGCTGGCCATTGCCGGCATCGGGCCGTGGACCGCACAGTACATCGCCATGCGAGGGATGGGGTGGCCCGATGCCTTTCCCGAGACGGATTTCGGTGTTAAAAAGGCCTTGGCGCCGCGCAGTGCGAAGGAAATATCGGCGTTGGCCGAGACGTGGCGCCCCTGGCGCAGTTACGCGACGGTCAATTTGTGGAACTCGTTGTAA
- a CDS encoding vitamin B12-dependent ribonucleotide reductase: MKKTVEKGQIPGLTKNALTVLEKRYLKRDQAGKPLETASDMFRRVATAIAQADAVFDKKADISALSDKFYNMMTNFEFLPNSPTLMNAGRELGQLSACFVLPVGDSMEEIFESVKNTALIHKSGGGTGFSFSRLRPANDVVMSTTGISSGPLSFMRVFDIATETIKQGGTRRGANMAILRVDHPDIMDFIMCKNDQRQLNNFNISVGITEEFMKAVDADRDYTIFNPRDKKPAGTLNARKVFARIVKQAWENGEPGIIFLDRLNKDNPTPHIGEIESTNPCGEQPLLPYESCNLGSINLGKMVVHGKVDWDKLKETVRTAVHFLDNVIEVNNYPLPQIDEMTRSNRKIGLGVMGWADMLIMLGIPYGSEESVELGEKVMQFINEEGKIASRELAKSRGAFPNFKGSIYDVPGGDPIRNATVTTIAPTGTISIIANASSGVEPLFAVSFVRQVMDKNILVEVNPLFEKIAKEQGFYSEELMQRIAEHGTVHDISAIPEDVRDVFVTAHDITPEEHITMQAAFQRHTDNAVSKTVNFPQEATIEDVEEVYRLAYQMNCKGVTIYRDGSRDEQVLSVGKKEEPKAAAALTLEEKRSIKRERPKALKGWTYQMQTGCGPLYITINEDASGLFEVFTTMGKAGGCAASQSEAIGRMVSLAWRSGVQARQVVKQLLGISCHSPSGFGDNKVLSCADAVAKAIQSHLALTGHAEVIEAPSFERGACPECGGVVEHEGGCAVCRVCGYSECA, from the coding sequence ATGAAGAAAACAGTCGAGAAGGGTCAGATCCCGGGTCTCACCAAGAACGCATTGACGGTGCTCGAGAAGCGCTATTTGAAGAGGGACCAGGCCGGGAAGCCCCTTGAGACTGCCTCCGACATGTTCCGCCGCGTGGCCACCGCGATCGCACAGGCGGACGCCGTGTTCGACAAGAAGGCGGACATCTCCGCGCTGTCGGACAAGTTCTACAACATGATGACCAACTTCGAGTTCCTCCCCAACTCCCCGACCCTGATGAACGCCGGTCGCGAGCTGGGTCAGCTCTCCGCCTGCTTCGTGCTTCCGGTGGGCGACAGCATGGAGGAAATCTTCGAATCCGTCAAGAACACCGCGCTGATTCACAAGTCCGGCGGCGGCACCGGCTTCTCCTTCTCGCGCCTGCGCCCGGCCAACGACGTGGTCATGTCCACCACCGGCATCTCCAGCGGCCCCCTCTCCTTCATGCGCGTCTTCGACATCGCCACCGAGACCATCAAGCAGGGAGGCACCCGCCGCGGCGCGAACATGGCGATCCTGCGTGTCGACCATCCCGACATCATGGACTTCATCATGTGCAAGAACGACCAGCGCCAGCTGAACAACTTCAACATCTCGGTCGGCATCACCGAGGAGTTCATGAAGGCGGTCGACGCGGACCGCGACTACACCATATTCAACCCGCGTGACAAGAAGCCGGCCGGCACGCTGAACGCGCGCAAGGTGTTCGCCCGCATCGTGAAGCAGGCCTGGGAGAACGGCGAGCCGGGCATCATCTTCCTGGACCGCCTGAACAAGGACAACCCGACCCCGCACATCGGCGAGATCGAGTCGACCAACCCCTGCGGCGAGCAGCCGCTTCTCCCGTACGAGTCCTGCAACCTGGGCTCCATCAACCTGGGAAAGATGGTGGTCCACGGCAAGGTAGACTGGGACAAGCTGAAAGAGACCGTGCGCACCGCCGTGCACTTTTTGGACAACGTCATCGAGGTGAACAACTACCCGCTGCCGCAGATTGACGAGATGACCCGTTCCAACAGGAAGATCGGCCTGGGCGTCATGGGCTGGGCGGACATGCTGATCATGCTCGGCATCCCCTACGGCTCCGAGGAGTCCGTGGAACTGGGCGAGAAGGTGATGCAGTTCATCAACGAGGAAGGCAAGATCGCCTCCCGCGAGCTTGCCAAGTCCCGCGGCGCCTTCCCCAACTTCAAGGGTAGCATCTACGACGTCCCGGGCGGCGATCCGATCAGGAACGCGACGGTCACCACCATCGCCCCGACCGGCACCATCTCCATCATCGCCAACGCCTCCTCCGGCGTCGAGCCGCTGTTCGCGGTCAGCTTCGTGCGCCAGGTCATGGACAAGAACATCCTGGTCGAAGTGAACCCGCTCTTCGAGAAGATCGCCAAGGAGCAGGGCTTCTACAGCGAGGAGCTGATGCAGCGCATCGCCGAGCACGGCACCGTGCACGACATCAGCGCCATCCCCGAGGACGTGCGCGACGTGTTCGTCACCGCCCACGACATCACCCCGGAAGAGCACATCACCATGCAGGCCGCCTTCCAGCGTCACACCGACAACGCCGTCTCCAAGACCGTGAATTTCCCGCAGGAAGCCACCATCGAGGACGTCGAGGAAGTCTACCGTCTGGCCTACCAGATGAACTGCAAGGGGGTCACCATCTACCGTGACGGTTCCCGCGACGAGCAGGTCCTCTCCGTCGGCAAGAAGGAAGAGCCCAAGGCCGCCGCGGCCCTCACCCTCGAAGAGAAGCGCAGCATCAAGCGCGAGCGCCCCAAGGCGCTCAAAGGGTGGACCTACCAGATGCAGACCGGCTGCGGTCCGCTGTACATCACCATCAACGAAGACGCTTCCGGCCTCTTCGAAGTCTTCACCACCATGGGCAAGGCAGGCGGTTGTGCCGCCAGCCAGTCCGAGGCCATCGGGCGCATGGTATCCCTGGCCTGGAGAAGCGGCGTGCAGGCGCGTCAGGTCGTGAAGCAGCTCCTCGGCATTTCCTGCCACAGCCCGAGCGGTTTTGGCGACAACAAGGTCCTCTCCTGCGCCGACGCCGTCGCCAAAGCGATCCAGTCGCACCTGGCGCTCACCGGTCATGCCGAAGTCATCGAAGCGCCGAGCTTCGAGAGAGGCGCCTGCCCCGAGTGTGGTGGTGTCGTCGAGCACGAGGGCGGCTGCGCCGTCTGCCGCGTCTGCGGCTACTCCGAGTGCGCGTAA
- the rph gene encoding ribonuclease PH has protein sequence MTRTNGRAADALRDVKITRNYLKHAEGSVLIEFGDTKVICNATVEAKVPSFLKGKGTGWVTAEYCMLPRATHTRNQRESSKGKLSGRTHEIQRLIGRSLRAVVDMEKLGERSILIDCDVIQADGGTRTASITGAYVALADALQSLVDNGELTQSPLREAVAAVSVGIIDGVPFLDLDYPEDSSAEVDMNFVMTSSMRFVEVQGTAEAEPFTIEQMDAMRSHAMLGLSRLFELQREALQA, from the coding sequence ATGACCCGTACAAACGGCCGCGCGGCCGACGCACTCAGAGATGTGAAGATCACCCGCAACTACCTCAAGCATGCAGAAGGTTCGGTCCTGATCGAGTTTGGTGACACGAAGGTCATCTGCAACGCGACGGTGGAGGCGAAGGTGCCGTCGTTCCTGAAAGGGAAGGGGACGGGCTGGGTGACGGCGGAGTACTGCATGCTGCCGCGCGCGACCCACACCCGCAACCAGCGCGAGTCCTCCAAGGGGAAACTCTCGGGGCGCACCCACGAGATCCAGCGCCTGATCGGCCGGTCGCTGCGCGCGGTGGTGGACATGGAAAAGCTCGGCGAGCGCTCCATCCTCATCGACTGCGACGTGATCCAGGCCGACGGGGGCACCCGCACCGCCTCCATCACCGGCGCCTACGTGGCACTCGCGGACGCCCTGCAGAGCCTGGTGGACAACGGTGAACTGACCCAGAGCCCGCTGCGCGAGGCGGTGGCAGCGGTGAGCGTCGGCATCATCGACGGCGTTCCCTTCCTCGACCTCGACTATCCGGAGGACTCCAGCGCCGAGGTGGACATGAACTTCGTGATGACCTCGTCGATGCGTTTCGTCGAGGTGCAGGGGACCGCCGAGGCGGAGCCGTTCACCATCGAGCAGATGGACGCGATGCGCAGCCATGCCATGCTCGGGCTCTCCCGTCTCTTCGAACTGCAGCGGGAGGCGCTTCAGGCATGA
- a CDS encoding enoyl-CoA hydratase-related protein, translating to MDLKNLLLEVTDHIATLTVNRPSAMNAMTPETLDELQRAVEEIDGNDEIRAAVITGAGLKAFVAGADIALMRDMTSTQARDLALKAHGIFAAIERSSKPFIAAVNGYALGGGCELAMSCDIRIASDNAKFGQPEVNIGILPGFGGSQRLPRLVGKGRALQIILTGDMVDAAEALRIGLVNRVVPQDELLSEARKLAAKIASKGRVAVKLCKEAVVNGLEMDLARACVYEAELFGYSFATADQKEGMAAFLEKRAPVFQDR from the coding sequence ATGGACTTGAAGAACCTGCTACTGGAAGTAACCGATCACATCGCAACGCTGACCGTGAACCGCCCGTCGGCCATGAACGCCATGACGCCGGAGACCCTGGATGAACTGCAACGGGCGGTAGAGGAGATAGACGGTAACGACGAGATCCGCGCCGCGGTAATCACCGGGGCGGGCTTGAAGGCTTTCGTCGCGGGCGCCGATATCGCGCTCATGCGGGACATGACCTCGACGCAGGCGCGCGACCTGGCGCTCAAGGCTCACGGCATCTTTGCCGCCATCGAGCGATCATCGAAGCCATTCATCGCCGCCGTCAACGGTTATGCCTTGGGGGGCGGCTGTGAACTCGCCATGTCCTGCGATATCCGTATCGCATCCGACAACGCGAAGTTCGGGCAGCCCGAGGTCAACATCGGCATCCTCCCCGGCTTTGGCGGCTCGCAACGACTCCCCAGGCTGGTCGGGAAGGGGAGGGCACTCCAGATCATCCTTACCGGCGACATGGTCGACGCCGCGGAGGCGCTGCGCATCGGCCTGGTGAACCGGGTGGTTCCGCAGGACGAGTTGCTGAGCGAGGCACGCAAACTGGCCGCGAAGATAGCCTCCAAGGGGCGGGTGGCCGTGAAGCTTTGCAAGGAAGCCGTGGTCAACGGACTGGAGATGGACCTGGCTCGCGCCTGCGTCTACGAGGCGGAACTCTTCGGCTACAGTTTCGCCACCGCGGACCAGAAGGAGGGGATGGCTGCCTTCCTGGAAAAGCGGGCGCCGGTTTTCCAGGACCGCTAG
- a CDS encoding sensor domain-containing diguanylate cyclase has translation MTQCDCNSQKESLESQVKALKDLIEVAKAVVSTLDLDTVLQAILTSAMRFAETPAGSVALYYDAKRELSLHAHSGLTADFVKKERWEVSAGGLTEQVLRAGEIFYIEDTEKTPFFNNPIALNEGIRSLVCVPLIYQERIVGILYLDDFAPRQFDRDKLNLLSILASFAAMAIHNATLHKQTKLLAITDALTGLHNHRYFKQYFRQEMARAKRYHKPFSIIMMDVDDFKSYNDSYGHAAGDRLLELMGELILQTIRGVDVAFRYGGEEFIVLLPETRLDQAILAAERLRDSVQTGTASRLVEGTTHGVTVSIGVASYPENADKMDELFNIVDSLLYLAKRCGKNKVYHQNSLQIPPS, from the coding sequence ATGACCCAGTGTGATTGCAATAGCCAAAAAGAGTCGCTCGAGTCCCAAGTCAAGGCGCTCAAGGACCTGATCGAGGTCGCCAAAGCCGTAGTGTCCACGCTGGACCTGGACACGGTGCTGCAGGCCATCCTGACCTCTGCGATGAGATTCGCCGAAACCCCGGCCGGGAGCGTCGCGCTCTACTACGACGCCAAGCGTGAGCTGAGCCTGCACGCGCACTCCGGATTGACGGCTGATTTTGTGAAGAAGGAGCGCTGGGAGGTGAGTGCCGGCGGGCTGACGGAGCAGGTGCTCCGGGCGGGGGAGATCTTCTATATAGAGGACACCGAGAAGACCCCCTTCTTCAACAACCCGATTGCGCTCAACGAGGGGATCCGTTCGCTGGTCTGCGTGCCGCTCATATACCAGGAGCGGATCGTGGGGATCCTCTACCTGGATGATTTCGCCCCGAGGCAGTTCGACCGGGACAAGCTGAACCTTCTCTCCATCCTGGCCTCCTTTGCCGCCATGGCGATCCACAACGCTACGCTGCACAAGCAGACCAAGCTTCTGGCCATCACCGATGCCCTCACCGGGCTGCACAACCACCGCTACTTCAAGCAGTACTTCCGGCAGGAGATGGCGCGCGCCAAGCGCTACCACAAGCCGTTCTCGATCATCATGATGGATGTCGACGACTTCAAGTCCTACAACGACAGCTACGGCCACGCCGCCGGGGACCGGCTCCTGGAGTTGATGGGCGAACTGATTCTGCAGACCATCCGCGGCGTGGACGTCGCCTTTCGCTACGGCGGGGAGGAGTTCATCGTGCTCCTGCCGGAGACCAGGCTGGACCAGGCCATCCTGGCGGCGGAGCGTCTGCGCGACAGCGTGCAAACCGGGACCGCGAGCAGACTGGTGGAGGGGACCACTCACGGCGTTACCGTGAGCATCGGGGTGGCGAGCTATCCCGAGAACGCCGACAAGATGGACGAGCTCTTCAATATCGTGGACTCGCTGCTGTACCTGGCCAAGCGCTGCGGCAAGAACAAGGTTTACCACCAGAATAGCCTCCAGATCCCGCCGTCATGA
- a CDS encoding patatin-like phospholipase family protein — protein MFIKNLPLKLFLIATLCCAGCAHYRDNPAASASQTGYRYDTVRLPPSKERPFVVLAFSGGGTRAAAFSFGLMEELQKVTYTAPDASRRSLLQDVEIISSVSGGSFTSAYYALFPDSFFADFPREVLTRNIQGALIGRMFNPYNWWRLASPDFSRIDIAEEYYDHAIFKGMTFAALLQRPRGSSPFLVLNATDIGITHRFEFTQDQFDLLCSDLSGVSVSRGVAASSNFPVAFAPLTLNIYKKDCPPVPPWVAEALKPGNRDKRRIADATAADSYRAPDRRYAHLLDGGLSDNLGLRGPFTAVTTTDSPYSLVRYINEGKIGRIIFISANAKTTKKRSWDAKSTPPGVGAVLDIVTSGPMDDVSFDSLESTDGHFNQMKQLGRAIDSCNERLKEAGRAAGERGVSAKCPEPELIPNPLNTDYGFVELTFDDIPDPRLRRCLQELPTNFSLPEPTTRLLRQSAQYLLMNSERFREVMKRMDAQWQPEQITIDPLLINEVCGKY, from the coding sequence ATGTTCATAAAAAACCTGCCGCTGAAACTATTCCTCATCGCCACCCTCTGCTGCGCCGGGTGCGCCCACTACCGCGACAATCCGGCGGCCTCCGCCTCCCAAACGGGCTACCGCTATGACACCGTGCGCCTGCCGCCAAGCAAGGAACGACCTTTCGTCGTCCTCGCCTTTTCCGGCGGCGGCACCCGCGCCGCCGCCTTCTCGTTCGGCCTTATGGAGGAACTGCAGAAGGTCACCTACACCGCGCCGGATGCTTCCCGACGCTCCCTGCTCCAGGACGTGGAGATCATCTCTTCGGTCTCCGGCGGCAGCTTCACTTCCGCGTATTACGCACTCTTTCCCGACTCGTTCTTCGCCGACTTCCCCAGGGAGGTGCTGACCAGGAACATCCAGGGCGCGCTGATAGGGAGGATGTTCAACCCGTACAACTGGTGGCGCCTCGCCTCCCCTGACTTCAGCCGTATCGATATCGCTGAAGAGTACTACGACCATGCCATCTTCAAAGGCATGACCTTCGCCGCGCTGCTGCAACGCCCCAGGGGGAGTTCACCGTTTCTGGTCCTCAACGCGACCGACATCGGCATCACCCACCGCTTCGAATTCACGCAGGACCAATTCGATCTTCTCTGCTCCGACCTCTCGGGCGTCTCCGTCTCGCGAGGCGTCGCCGCCTCCTCCAACTTCCCGGTCGCATTCGCTCCGCTTACGCTGAACATATACAAGAAAGACTGCCCTCCCGTGCCCCCGTGGGTCGCGGAAGCGCTCAAGCCGGGCAACCGCGACAAGCGCCGCATCGCCGACGCGACGGCTGCGGACTCCTACCGCGCACCGGACCGGCGTTACGCTCACCTGCTCGATGGAGGGCTCTCCGACAACCTCGGCCTTAGAGGACCTTTCACCGCGGTGACCACGACCGACAGCCCCTATAGCCTGGTGCGGTACATAAACGAAGGGAAGATCGGGAGGATCATCTTCATCTCCGCCAACGCGAAGACCACCAAGAAACGAAGTTGGGACGCGAAGAGTACGCCTCCCGGGGTGGGCGCGGTGCTTGACATCGTGACCAGTGGCCCCATGGACGATGTTTCCTTCGACAGCCTTGAGAGCACCGACGGTCATTTCAACCAGATGAAGCAGTTGGGGCGGGCCATCGACTCCTGCAACGAGCGCCTGAAAGAGGCCGGCCGCGCGGCCGGCGAGCGGGGAGTCTCGGCAAAATGCCCCGAGCCTGAGCTGATCCCCAATCCGCTCAACACCGATTACGGCTTTGTCGAGCTTACCTTCGACGACATCCCCGACCCGCGTCTGCGCCGCTGCCTGCAGGAGCTCCCCACCAACTTCTCGCTGCCGGAACCGACCACGCGCCTGTTGCGCCAGTCCGCCCAGTACCTGCTGATGAATTCGGAACGTTTCCGGGAGGTGATGAAGCGCATGGACGCCCAGTGGCAGCCGGAGCAGATCACCATCGATCCGCTCCTCATCAACGAGGTGTGCGGCAAGTACTGA
- a CDS encoding cupin domain-containing protein: MSNEDAPETKGVSVQLLATVDLGPEIEGMEGRQLRMRMVTIEPGGVFGPVHDHKDRPGTVYILQGTITDHRNGLATEYGPGVGWPEDRNTTHWLENKGTIPAVEISVDIVKQQ, from the coding sequence ATGAGCAATGAAGACGCCCCTGAGACGAAAGGTGTTTCGGTGCAGTTGCTTGCAACTGTTGATCTCGGCCCAGAGATCGAAGGGATGGAGGGGCGCCAACTCCGAATGCGGATGGTGACCATCGAACCAGGAGGCGTCTTCGGCCCGGTACATGACCATAAAGACAGACCTGGTACTGTCTATATACTGCAAGGAACGATTACTGACCATCGAAACGGCCTTGCGACGGAGTACGGGCCGGGGGTGGGATGGCCCGAGGATAGGAACACCACACACTGGCTCGAGAATAAAGGGACGATACCAGCGGTGGAGATCTCCGTCGACATAGTCAAGCAGCAGTGA
- a CDS encoding right-handed parallel beta-helix repeat-containing protein — MKRKLRTLLYGPLLAAFLLSPCAEAATDNPAETVKVPADGAGAVKTSTGETGAAATPAAPAAQRTEAPFKPVLTYGDQVLVEDTVWRGEVLVEGAVTVAAQTTLTVEPGTVVRFRKSEGRNPTLVVQGRIAASGTKDDPIRFTSTFALSAPGDWQGITLLGSEKKNVLDHCRIDGAQTGLEALFSNLTLQGVRVERCAVGMQFQDALVQMETGGASDCDTGLIFANSEATLHSLNLIGNRVGISARKSSIYLQDGSFAMNRSAFSGDNCRVKLEGGAVLDNGRGVTLLDSEGSVSAMKLARNSDYALSLTGSRIRVNGNLITGNGMQGVLVFDGSGVAWDNTISGNGGHDIYNAGTEEFRAPNNFWGENGPRIYDNGGRGRVNVVPQLKAAPKE; from the coding sequence ATGAAAAGAAAACTGCGGACACTTCTCTACGGGCCGCTTCTGGCGGCCTTTTTACTTTCGCCCTGCGCCGAGGCCGCGACCGACAATCCGGCCGAGACGGTCAAGGTCCCGGCTGACGGGGCCGGGGCGGTCAAGACGTCGACCGGGGAGACTGGTGCGGCTGCAACTCCCGCAGCGCCCGCAGCCCAGCGCACCGAGGCGCCCTTCAAACCGGTGCTCACGTACGGCGACCAGGTGCTGGTCGAGGATACGGTCTGGCGCGGGGAGGTGCTGGTGGAAGGGGCGGTGACGGTGGCCGCCCAGACGACACTCACCGTGGAACCGGGAACGGTGGTCCGCTTCAGGAAAAGCGAGGGGCGCAATCCGACCCTCGTGGTGCAGGGACGCATCGCCGCATCGGGGACCAAGGACGATCCCATCCGCTTTACCTCGACCTTCGCTCTTTCGGCTCCCGGGGACTGGCAGGGCATCACCCTCCTGGGGAGCGAGAAGAAAAACGTCCTGGACCACTGTCGCATCGACGGTGCGCAGACGGGACTCGAGGCGCTGTTCTCCAACCTGACGCTGCAAGGGGTGCGGGTTGAACGCTGCGCCGTCGGCATGCAGTTTCAGGATGCATTGGTGCAGATGGAAACAGGGGGGGCGTCGGACTGCGATACCGGTTTGATCTTCGCCAACAGCGAGGCCACCCTGCACAGTCTGAACCTGATCGGCAACCGCGTGGGGATCTCCGCCCGCAAGAGTTCCATCTACCTGCAGGACGGAAGTTTCGCCATGAACCGCTCTGCCTTCTCCGGCGATAACTGCCGCGTCAAGCTCGAGGGGGGCGCCGTGCTCGATAACGGGCGCGGGGTGACCCTTCTCGACAGCGAGGGGAGTGTCAGCGCCATGAAGCTTGCGCGCAACAGCGATTACGCACTCTCCCTGACCGGTTCGCGCATCCGGGTGAACGGCAACCTGATCACCGGCAACGGCATGCAGGGGGTGCTGGTTTTCGACGGCTCCGGCGTGGCCTGGGACAACACCATCAGCGGCAACGGCGGCCACGACATCTACAACGCCGGGACCGAGGAATTCCGTGCCCCCAACAACTTCTGGGGCGAGAACGGACCGCGGATCTACGACAACGGCGGCCGCGGCAGGGTGAACGTCGTGCCCCAGCTCAAGGCGGCGCCAAAGGAATAA
- a CDS encoding class I SAM-dependent methyltransferase, giving the protein MAEDKEQAHQDRIIEQFSQQAVPFTQVPGHHDALQVLVELSGVGERDEVLDVACGPGMVACAFARHARQVTGVDITPAMIEQARQRQAEQRLANLTWDIGTAVPLAYPDHCFSLVLTRYSFHHLLDPQQALSEMIRVCRSGGVVMVADVAIPSAKSAAYDELELIRDPSHTHALTEDEFEALFQHSGLVDCRRSAYGVDIELETQIKASFPKPGDDRVIRELVTADVGIDSLGINARREDGKIVYTVPIAVYVGTKR; this is encoded by the coding sequence ATGGCCGAGGACAAAGAGCAGGCGCATCAGGACAGGATCATAGAGCAATTCTCGCAGCAGGCGGTGCCGTTCACGCAGGTGCCGGGGCATCACGATGCGTTGCAGGTGCTGGTCGAGTTGTCGGGGGTAGGCGAGCGGGACGAGGTTCTGGATGTGGCCTGCGGACCGGGGATGGTTGCCTGCGCCTTCGCGAGACATGCCAGGCAGGTAACGGGAGTGGACATCACCCCGGCCATGATCGAGCAGGCCAGGCAGCGCCAGGCGGAGCAACGGCTTGCCAACCTCACCTGGGACATCGGCACCGCCGTCCCGTTGGCTTATCCGGACCATTGCTTCTCACTGGTGCTCACCCGCTACAGTTTCCATCATCTGCTGGACCCGCAGCAGGCGTTGTCCGAAATGATCCGGGTATGCCGGTCCGGCGGAGTGGTCATGGTGGCCGATGTCGCCATCCCGTCGGCAAAGTCGGCGGCATACGACGAGCTGGAGCTGATCCGCGATCCTTCCCACACCCATGCCTTGACTGAGGACGAGTTCGAGGCACTGTTCCAGCACTCCGGCCTGGTTGACTGTCGCCGGAGTGCCTACGGCGTCGACATAGAGCTGGAGACGCAGATAAAGGCGTCGTTTCCCAAGCCGGGAGACGATCGGGTGATCAGGGAGTTGGTGACCGCCGACGTGGGCATCGACAGTTTAGGCATCAACGCCCGCAGGGAAGACGGCAAGATCGTCTACACCGTGCCTATCGCGGTCTATGTGGGTACGAAAAGATAA